The Blautia pseudococcoides genome segment CAGCTCCGGATCCGGGGAGTCGTCTTCAGGCTGGGACAGCTCCTCAAGCTCCGGATTCCCATCAGTCTGAGGGGTTGTTTCCTGCAGAATTTCCTCACCGGAAAGCTTTTCTTGTTTTTTTGTTGCCATAATTAGTACCTCCTGTAAATTTAAAATTCAGCCGGCGGTTTTGCCGAGCTGTAAAGGCTTTTTTTACGTGCCGGCTTTTTCTCCGGCTCTGCTACTGGAACTGGTTCACTAAGTATCGGTGCAGTAAATATTGTTGCTGGCTGGTAATCCATGATGGATGCTCTCACAATCTGTCTTGACATGGGATGTTTTGTAAAATCCAGTTTTTCAAGCTTCAAGAGATTGCAGCCTCGTATGACGCAGAGCATTTCTTCGTTTGGAAGCCGTAGGACCTCATCCGGAGTCAGAAGCCGCCTTCGTCCCTGACCCTCAGTATGACGGTACTGGGGTATGACCTGAGCGACTGCAATGGTATGCCTCACCGTCATAGTAGAATTTACCTGCACGGACATATCTCCAGATCTTGCTGAGATATACTCAGCCGTAACCTCATCCGTACATCCAAGCATCAGCTGGATGTCGCAGTTGCCGATGATTTCGGCCCACAGATTATTTGGATACCGGTTCTGTAACTGACCCAGGCTCTGCACTGCCAGCATCACACGGATGTCTCTGGAACGCACCACCGAAAGAGAACGGGCAAAATCTGATCCGTCTTCTGCGCCACCGATGCGACCCACGTTGTTAAACTCATCCAAGATCAAATTTACGGGCACATCGCAACGGCCGTTTGGCCGGCTGTCTGCATAGCGAGTTAATTTAATAAACATGAACGAAAAAAAGAGCGATGACAGGAATGCCATGGTGGCATCTTGATCGCTCAGGATAATATAATATGCGCATCTGTGTCTGGCAGGAGAGGTCAGATCAATGTCAGACTGACTTGTAATCCGCTGCACTGCCTGGTTTTGCAGCACTTGCAGCCGCGTGCCGAGACCTAAAATGATTCCTGATTTTACAGTATCGCTGGACTGGGCAAACAGATTAAAAGGCGCCCTCGCCGGATGGTCAAGGGGAAGCTTATCGAACATGGCTGTCAGCTGTCGCTCACTGTTCTGAGTCAGAAGCTGGTATACTGCAGTAAGATGTTTCATGTCCGGACTACGGGTTCTATCCTGGTCTACCAGAAGAATCAGAGCCTTTAAAAGATTGCCCTCGCCGTTATCCCAAAAGTGATCTCCTTTACCAGAACTGGTATTGCCGATAATAACATTGGTCAGCACTTGTGCCATTAGGGTATCACCGTTTAAGTCTGACATGCAGTTCCACGAATCTCCATGCTCAGGTGTGACGAGATTGTAAATCTTCACCTCGTAGCCTGCCTGCCGGTACATTTCTGCTGTGTCTGCATACAGTTCGGCTTTACTGTCTGTGATAATCACGGATTCGCCACGCTTTATTGCCTGAAACAGTGAATTCCGGATGATTGCCCGGGATTTCATGGTGCCCGACGCACCAAATATGGCGATGTGTCGATTGAGTCTGGTATCTTTTGGCATACAGACCGCTTTTCCCTTATACTCACCCAGAATCGTTCCTTCAGCCTTATCAACAGAAGACACCTCCAGTACCTCACGCATTTCTTTTTCTTCCATCCATGAGGCGGTTCCGTAAATCCCTGACTTGCTTTTGGTGAAGCCTCTGGGGTCATAGCTTTTTCCATCAAACTTATCGTGAAGCTTGATGTAAGCAAAAATCCCTCCGCCAAGGATCAGGGTTCCAAGCATTCCTTTCAGCCCGTCTGGGGTAAACGCCATTGGGAAACAGACCGCAGGATTCCAGCTGACCGGTTTCATGGCGGCCTCGCCTGCAAGCCCGTCTGCCTGCATCCATGCTACATAGTTTGTAAACAACTGGCCAAGCATTCCACCAAGATATAAAAACGCTGCGCATCCCAGTATGATGGCCGCCACAATGGCAGCCGTTCTTTTTTTATCTTTCAAGCAAATTCCTCCTTTCTGGGCAAAGCTCCTCTTCCACCGAGTCCATTCC includes the following:
- a CDS encoding VirD4-like conjugal transfer protein, CD1115 family, giving the protein MKDKKRTAAIVAAIILGCAAFLYLGGMLGQLFTNYVAWMQADGLAGEAAMKPVSWNPAVCFPMAFTPDGLKGMLGTLILGGGIFAYIKLHDKFDGKSYDPRGFTKSKSGIYGTASWMEEKEMREVLEVSSVDKAEGTILGEYKGKAVCMPKDTRLNRHIAIFGASGTMKSRAIIRNSLFQAIKRGESVIITDSKAELYADTAEMYRQAGYEVKIYNLVTPEHGDSWNCMSDLNGDTLMAQVLTNVIIGNTSSGKGDHFWDNGEGNLLKALILLVDQDRTRSPDMKHLTAVYQLLTQNSERQLTAMFDKLPLDHPARAPFNLFAQSSDTVKSGIILGLGTRLQVLQNQAVQRITSQSDIDLTSPARHRCAYYIILSDQDATMAFLSSLFFSFMFIKLTRYADSRPNGRCDVPVNLILDEFNNVGRIGGAEDGSDFARSLSVVRSRDIRVMLAVQSLGQLQNRYPNNLWAEIIGNCDIQLMLGCTDEVTAEYISARSGDMSVQVNSTMTVRHTIAVAQVIPQYRHTEGQGRRRLLTPDEVLRLPNEEMLCVIRGCNLLKLEKLDFTKHPMSRQIVRASIMDYQPATIFTAPILSEPVPVAEPEKKPARKKSLYSSAKPPAEF